One Natrinema halophilum genomic window carries:
- a CDS encoding hybrid sensor histidine kinase/response regulator — protein MSRPRVLCVSGDRATRAAVTLSLTDAPIDVVIAQRANEAVDRLKRETIDAVVIDARTVVNVAALVDTVESETPQTPTFVHWGKDGADVSVLGEVVARADETVSVDRLADSITRRIGADPNDDLGTDSEANDIDTDAADGRDLSVQDLPDDLQRMVSVIRCRLVDVTSPLAVERILREEITASDRFSVAWVGEYDRGERTIVPWLSDPDEVEWPLQRTFGIGSGDNPLLERAVRSQTLQIMRYDADSRDAVPFGDQAYDYGVKSITVAPLAANDELFGVLAVYAVDSISEVELDAIRLIATVASHVLETIVVRGQLEQQGRTLHRYERLVETAGDGMCVLDGSGHFMTVNDALVEMTGYSREGLLAEHASILFDSAGVDAATDTIRSLLRKGGNTDTLELSLETKTGEKIPCEATIAVLTPDGEFHGSVGVLRDVTDRKRRERKLRERNERLDAFARIVSHDLRNPLGVAQGYLDLYEETGDSEYADRIHEGLDRMETIIEDVLAIAREGEWVTDTDQVDLESIAHDAWDHVSTPKATLSIANTAPLEADRSRLLRLLENCFRNSIEHGGASVTVRVGLLESTEPDEGTRGFFIEDDGTGLPEELRDHLFDPSVSSSTEGLGIGLWIVREVATGHGWVVDATESEDGGARFEFETANYCSD, from the coding sequence ATGAGCCGGCCACGCGTACTTTGTGTGAGCGGCGACCGGGCCACTCGAGCGGCCGTCACGCTGTCGCTGACGGATGCACCCATCGACGTCGTCATCGCTCAACGCGCCAATGAGGCCGTCGACCGTCTGAAGCGGGAAACGATCGACGCAGTGGTCATCGACGCGCGGACCGTCGTCAACGTCGCAGCGCTCGTCGATACCGTCGAGTCCGAAACCCCACAGACGCCGACGTTCGTCCATTGGGGGAAAGACGGTGCGGACGTTTCCGTCCTCGGTGAAGTAGTCGCGCGAGCCGACGAAACTGTCTCCGTAGACCGACTCGCAGATTCGATCACTCGGCGAATCGGGGCCGACCCGAACGACGACCTCGGGACTGACAGCGAAGCGAACGACATCGATACCGACGCGGCTGATGGTCGAGATCTATCCGTTCAGGATCTTCCAGACGATCTTCAGCGAATGGTCTCCGTTATTCGGTGTCGACTCGTCGACGTCACATCGCCGCTCGCGGTCGAACGGATTCTCCGTGAGGAGATAACGGCGAGTGATCGATTCTCCGTCGCCTGGGTCGGCGAATACGACCGCGGTGAGCGGACGATCGTCCCGTGGCTGTCCGACCCGGATGAAGTGGAGTGGCCGTTACAACGCACTTTCGGTATTGGCAGCGGCGACAATCCGTTACTCGAACGGGCTGTCCGAAGTCAAACGCTTCAGATCATGCGATACGACGCAGACAGCCGCGACGCTGTCCCGTTTGGCGATCAGGCGTACGACTATGGGGTCAAGTCGATTACCGTCGCACCACTCGCTGCGAACGACGAACTGTTCGGCGTGCTTGCCGTCTACGCCGTGGATTCGATTTCCGAGGTCGAACTCGATGCGATCCGTCTGATCGCGACTGTTGCGTCCCACGTTCTCGAGACGATCGTCGTCCGCGGACAACTCGAACAGCAGGGACGGACGCTTCATCGATACGAACGCCTCGTCGAGACGGCGGGTGACGGAATGTGCGTTCTCGACGGTTCGGGGCACTTCATGACCGTCAACGATGCCCTCGTCGAAATGACCGGCTACAGCCGTGAAGGCTTGCTCGCCGAACACGCTTCGATCCTGTTCGATTCTGCGGGCGTCGATGCTGCCACTGACACTATTCGATCGCTACTCAGGAAAGGCGGAAATACGGATACACTCGAACTCTCTCTGGAGACGAAAACCGGCGAGAAAATCCCCTGTGAGGCAACGATCGCCGTTCTCACTCCCGATGGAGAGTTCCACGGCTCGGTTGGCGTCCTTCGCGACGTCACAGACCGGAAACGCCGCGAGCGAAAACTCCGCGAACGCAACGAACGACTCGATGCGTTCGCTCGGATCGTTAGCCACGATCTTCGCAATCCCCTGGGCGTCGCCCAGGGCTACCTCGATTTGTACGAAGAAACGGGAGACTCCGAATACGCAGACCGAATTCACGAAGGCCTCGATCGAATGGAAACGATCATCGAGGACGTTCTGGCGATCGCCCGCGAAGGAGAGTGGGTCACCGACACGGATCAGGTCGATCTCGAGTCTATCGCTCACGACGCCTGGGATCACGTTTCGACGCCGAAGGCGACGTTGTCTATCGCAAATACGGCACCGCTCGAGGCTGATCGGTCACGACTGCTTCGACTACTCGAGAACTGCTTCCGAAACAGCATCGAACACGGCGGTGCGTCGGTAACGGTTCGTGTCGGCCTTCTCGAATCGACCGAACCGGATGAAGGCACCCGGGGCTTCTTCATCGAAGACGACGGCACGGGACTTCCCGAGGAGTTGCGCGATCACCTCTTCGATCCCTCGGTATCATCGTCTACCGAGGGGCTCGGAATCGGACTCTGGATCGTCAGAGAGGTCGCTACCGGACACGGGTGGGTGGTCGACGCAACGGAAAGCGAAGACGGGGGGGCCCGCTTTGAGTTCGAAACAGCGAATTACTGTTCTGACTGA
- a CDS encoding HalX domain-containing protein, whose protein sequence is MTDGLEVLVVDDEARLADLFAAWLQGEWDVETAYDGEEALVKMENSVEVVLLDRRMPGLSGDEVLEEIRDRGHDSQVVMVTAVDPDFDIIEMGFDDYLVKPVSKDQLVEMVEEVAGRSDYESDIQEYYALVSKKALLESEKTDRELADNDEYQELTDRVDELAQRVDETVSGMSSNDDFVGAFQDLQSEQ, encoded by the coding sequence ATGACTGATGGGCTCGAGGTGCTCGTCGTCGACGACGAAGCCCGTCTCGCGGATCTGTTTGCCGCGTGGCTTCAGGGCGAGTGGGATGTCGAGACGGCGTACGACGGGGAAGAAGCGCTCGTAAAGATGGAAAACTCCGTCGAGGTCGTCCTGTTAGACAGGCGGATGCCGGGGCTTTCGGGTGACGAAGTCCTCGAGGAAATCCGCGATCGCGGGCACGATTCACAGGTGGTAATGGTGACTGCCGTCGATCCGGATTTCGACATTATCGAGATGGGGTTCGACGATTATCTCGTCAAGCCAGTTTCGAAGGATCAACTCGTCGAGATGGTAGAGGAGGTCGCCGGTCGTTCGGACTACGAGTCGGATATCCAGGAATACTACGCGCTCGTCTCGAAGAAGGCGCTCCTGGAATCCGAAAAAACGGACCGAGAACTCGCGGACAACGACGAATATCAGGAACTAACCGACCGTGTCGACGAACTCGCACAGCGGGTCGACGAGACGGTTTCCGGAATGTCCTCTAACGACGACTTCGTCGGCGCATTTCAAGACCTTCAGTCAGAACAGTAA
- a CDS encoding acyl-CoA dehydrogenase family protein — protein sequence MELLDESIVPERAREIKAEAREFAREHIEPNAQEFFQSGEYPEEILEAGQAANLVAQDIPDEWGGRGLDLAQLLAITEEFYRADAGIALTLQLASFGCEITYEHGTDEQCEEYIRPVAEGEQRSGLAVSEPDTGSDLSGMQTRAEKEDDEWVINGEKYWIGNGVEADWITLYARTGDDEDNPYGNHSMFIVPTDTDGYEAEHIPEKMAMRASKQAHIEFDDCRIPGENLIGEEGAGFMLLADFFNHGRVAVAGHGLGIAAAAIEETWEFTHDREEFGRTISDFQAVQHDLADMLLEFESARTLTWRAREKVANEEKAGYWAAMAKTKATETAVDVSERGMQFHGGRSILDERRIARVYRDARIPVIYEGANEIQRNLIYGQAP from the coding sequence ATGGAATTACTCGACGAGAGCATCGTCCCGGAGCGCGCACGTGAGATCAAGGCCGAAGCTCGAGAGTTCGCTCGCGAGCACATCGAGCCGAACGCACAGGAATTCTTCCAGTCGGGTGAGTATCCGGAAGAGATTCTCGAGGCGGGACAGGCAGCGAACCTCGTCGCCCAGGATATCCCGGACGAGTGGGGCGGGCGTGGCCTCGATCTGGCGCAACTCCTCGCGATAACGGAGGAATTCTACCGCGCCGATGCAGGTATCGCGTTGACGCTACAGTTGGCGAGTTTCGGCTGCGAAATAACCTACGAGCACGGCACCGACGAACAATGCGAGGAGTACATTCGGCCGGTCGCGGAGGGTGAGCAGCGGTCAGGGCTCGCGGTGTCGGAACCAGATACCGGTAGCGATCTTTCGGGGATGCAGACGCGAGCGGAGAAGGAAGACGACGAGTGGGTCATCAATGGCGAGAAGTACTGGATCGGCAACGGCGTCGAGGCCGACTGGATCACGCTCTACGCTCGAACGGGTGACGACGAAGACAACCCGTACGGCAATCACTCGATGTTCATTGTCCCGACCGATACGGACGGCTACGAAGCCGAACACATCCCCGAGAAGATGGCGATGCGCGCTTCCAAACAAGCGCACATCGAGTTCGACGACTGTCGGATCCCTGGGGAGAACCTGATCGGAGAGGAGGGTGCTGGCTTCATGTTGCTCGCTGATTTCTTCAATCACGGCCGCGTCGCCGTTGCTGGCCACGGACTCGGCATCGCCGCAGCCGCTATCGAGGAGACCTGGGAGTTCACTCACGACCGCGAGGAGTTCGGGCGAACGATCAGCGATTTCCAGGCCGTCCAGCACGACCTCGCGGATATGCTACTCGAGTTCGAGAGCGCCAGAACGCTCACCTGGCGAGCTCGCGAGAAGGTCGCAAACGAAGAGAAGGCGGGCTACTGGGCTGCAATGGCGAAAACGAAAGCAACCGAGACCGCCGTCGACGTCTCGGAACGAGGCATGCAGTTCCACGGTGGCCGTTCGATCCTGGACGAACGACGGATCGCCCGCGTCTACCGAGATGCACGGATTCCGGTCATTTACGAGGGTGCAAACGAGATTCAACGAAACCTGATTTACGGCCAGGCCCCCTGA
- a CDS encoding cupin domain-containing protein, with amino-acid sequence MTYRKVNYEEVEQVSSAMHFLSDPLETEQVGVTVARCDPGWNSKPHDHTENDHEEVYVLIEGDATVVIDDEPVAMETGDALWIPPTSTRQIRNGDSESAFVLVSAPSIADDESDGDEWLLSGFAG; translated from the coding sequence ATGACATACCGGAAGGTCAACTACGAGGAGGTCGAACAGGTCTCGAGCGCGATGCACTTTCTTTCCGATCCGCTCGAGACCGAGCAGGTCGGGGTGACCGTCGCTCGCTGTGATCCCGGCTGGAACAGCAAGCCCCACGATCATACGGAAAACGACCACGAGGAGGTGTACGTCCTCATCGAGGGGGATGCGACGGTCGTCATCGACGACGAACCGGTCGCGATGGAGACGGGTGACGCGCTGTGGATTCCGCCAACGTCGACGCGGCAAATCCGCAACGGCGACAGCGAGAGCGCGTTCGTCCTCGTAAGCGCACCGAGCATCGCGGACGATGAAAGTGACGGCGACGAGTGGTTACTCTCCGGCTTTGCCGGGTAA